ATTCCGGAATGGTTTGCTCCTCGTCTTTATCCTTTTTTTCGGAATCACTTTTTTTGTCAGAAGCATAAACTTCGCGCCAGCCGGGTTCCAGAATCTGTTTGCCGGAAGCTTTAAACGGAATAGTTCCGACCTGCCCTTCCACCAAAGTATTGGAAATTTTACATTCAGGATAAAAAACAGCGATGAAACGCTTAGCAACCAGATCGTAAATAAGCTTTTCTTCTATTGATAAGCTTGATGAAGGCGGAATTTCCGTTGGGATAATCGCATGGTGATCGGTTACTTTAGCATCATCAAAAACCACTTTGGATTTCGGTATTGGCTGTGAAAGCAGGGGTGCGGTAAACTGCGCGTAAAAATTCATCGAACGCAGAATTCCTTCAATTTTAGGATGCAGATTTTCTGAAAGATAAGTGGTGTCTACACGCGGATAAGTCGTATGTTTTTTCTCGTAGAGGCTTTGGATGTATTTCAGTGTATTTTCCGCAGAGTAGCCGTATTTCCTGTTGGCTTCAACCTGTAGCGCCGTTAAATCAAAAAGTCTTGGATTTTTCTCTTTACCTTCTTTAATTTCAAAAGCAATAATTTCAAATTCGTATTGTTTCAGATATGAGAGGCCTTTTTCTGCCTTTTCTTTGGTCTTCAACCGGTCAATTGCGGCGGTAAAAAGCACGTCGCGGTATTTGGTTTTCAGTTCCCAATATTCTTCCGTGTTAAAAGCATCAATTTCTTTCTGCCGCTGTACAATCATGGCAAGGGTAGGAGTCTGCACGCGCCCGATGGAAAGTACCCCTTTGTTTCCGCCAAATTTGCGCGTAAAAAGACGGGTGGCATTAATCCCCAGCAGCCAGTCTCCAATGGCTCTTGCATTTCCTGCCAGATACAGATTTTGATAATTTTCGGCAGGTTTCAGATTTGCAAAACCTTCCCGGATTGCATCTTCTGTGAGGGAAGAGATCCAGAGTCTCTTCATGGGTTTTTTACACTTTGCTTTCTGAAGTACCCAGCGCTGTATCAGTTCACCTTCCTGCCCGGCATCACCGCAGTTAATTACTTCCGCACATTCATCCACTAATTTTTCTATCGTTTTAAACTGCTTTTCAACGCCTGCATTCGGAATAAGCTTGATCCCGAAATTTTGCGGAATAATCGGGAGAAAGATGAGATCCCATGACTTGAAATGCGGACTGTAATCATGAGGTTCCTTCAACGTGCAGAGATGTCCGAACGTCCAGGTTACCCAAAAACCGTTACCCTCGAAATAGCCCTGTTTAGGCATATTAGCACCCAATACTTTCGCAATATCTCTGGCAACACTTGGTTTTTCGGCAATACATAATTTCATGGTACAACTTCATTTTTAGGACGGGCTGCAAATTACCGTAATTTTTCTGAAAAAAGTTTTTTAAATCTTAAGAAGAATATTTCTGACGGTTCTTGTTTTCAGATAAAATGGTTCCGGAAAAAGTTTATCCGTTTGAAAATGTGACAATTAAATATTTATTTCAATTCCATAATGACTAACTTTATCTGGAGTTTCAATATTTAATAATGCCTAAGAATATGAAAGACAGCTACATCAGCAACCAAAAAATTTCCGAAGGAGAAGAAATTGAGGGCCATGACATCCGGACCGGAGTTTTTAATCTGATTCAAAATGAATATCCGGGCTTTTCTAAAGATGACTTTATTTCATTAGGGGAGCTGAACCGTTACCGCCGGCTATATCTCACTTCATTGATCACCGAGGAAAAAGGGGAACTTGCGATCATTGATCTTGATGTGATGGATGCGATTAAAAATAATTCCATTCTTTCGGAAAATATTATGGATGATATCGACGCGGAATTAACGGTGGGGGAAAAGTTGGCCGACCGTGTTGCATTATTCGGCGGAAGCTGGCGTTTTATTATTACTTTTTTTGCATTTATCATACTATGGATGGTTACCAACATCTGGATTTTAGCTGCAAAACCTTTAGACCCGTTTCCTTTTATTTTGCTTAATCTCATTCTTTCGTGCATCGCTGCAATACAGGCTCCCATCATCATGATGAGCCAGAACCGCCAGGAACAGAAAGACAGAATCAGGGGAGAACACGATTATAAAATCAATCTGAAAGCCGAACTCGAAATTAAGCTGCTGAGCGAGAAAATCGACCATCTGCTCGTGAATCAAAATAAAAAGCTGCTCGAAATACAGGAGGTGCAGACCGATTATCTGGAAGATCTGATGAAAATTATCCGGAACAGAAATAGCTGATTTTCAAAAATCTTTTATTCAATTCATAATCTTCAGTAGTGATGCTGCTGAAGTGAGGAGTTTCCCGTCATAAAAATCACCCGAAATCCATTACCGGGATTTTTGGAAACATTTGATTAATTTTGCAGACCGGAAATCAGTGCATCAACTTAATGTTAATTCAGTTGATTTACTTCGCTTTTCGGAAATATTTTGAGTTAAAAAAATAAAAATTTATGATAGAATTTCTTCAGCAGCCCTGGCCTTGGTATGTCGCAGGACCATTGATCGGACTAACCGTTCCGGCGCTATTGATACTTGGCAATAAATCTTTCGGGATTTCTTCTTCTTTACGGCACATCTGCGCCTCTTGTCTGCCTGCAAATATTCCTTTCTTTAAATATAACTGGAGAAAGGAGGTTTGGAATTTATTCTTTGTTTTCGGAATTTTTGTTGGAGGTATTATAACCTCGGTTCTGTTGACGGGTTCGGATCCTGTTGCGGTTCATCCTGCTTTAGCTGAGGAACTGGAAGGTTATGGGATCACCGATTATAACAATCTGGTTCCTACTCAGCTTATGAACTGGGATGCACTTTTTACTTTACGGGGTTTATTGATGATGGTAGGCGGCGGATTCCTCGTAGGATTCGGAACACGATATGCAGGCGGATGTACAAGCGGACATTCGATCATGGGAATTGCTAACCTGCAGCTTCCAAGTCTTATCGCTACGGTCTGTTTTATGATTGGGGGCTTTCTGATGGCCAATGTGTTACTTCCGATTATTCTTTCACTTTAAACCAAAAAAATGCAACAAAACAATACTACAAAAGATGATCTGGAAATAAGATCTTTGGATACCATGTGTGTGAATGAAAGCAAACTGGAGCACCGCTGGTATCACAATTTAAAATATCTTCTCCTCGGAATTTTCTTCGGAATTGTATTTACAAAAGCCGAAGTGATCAGTTGGTTCCGGATTCAGGAAATGTTCAGGCTGCAGTCTTTCCACATGTACGGAATCATTGGAAGTGCCATTTTTGTGGCCATGATTTCGATATGGCTTATCAAGAAATTCAACATTAAAACAATTTATGGAGAAGAAATCGTTTTCCACAAAAAAGAATTTAACAAAGGTCAGATTTATGGCGGACTGATATTCGGTTTCGGTTGGGCAGTAACCGGTGCGTGTCCCGGACCGCTTTTCGCACAGATTGGAACAGGTGCAACTGCTGTAGTGGTTACCTTGCTGAGTGCAATTGCCGGAACATGGGTATACGGGTACTTCAGAGAAAAATTACCACACTAGAATTTAAAATCTGCGATATAAAAGCCTCATTAAACAAACAAAAAAACAGCGTATTGCTGTTTTTTTTGTTGTAGTCTATGATTGCTGATCCAAATTGTTGTACAAATGATGTTCTGAAAGGAACAGAATCAAATTTGCATCTACCTGCTCTTTGTTCATCATATAGAATTTTTGTGGGTCCGTAAAGTCTGCGCCCGTTCCGTTGGGTCCCAGAATAATATCTCTCTCAAATTCTTTGCCCTGTATTTCGAAGGTTACTTTGCGCATGATTACGCCATTTTCTTCAAAAGCAGTGCCTAATTGAACGATGGTAATTTCGTTTTCCTGAAGTTCTATTTTCATGATTTCTGATTTAGAGGTTAATTTTAGTTTAAAGCTTTTCGTTTTCAAGGATTTTCATCACAATATGTTCTTCTTTAGTAAGTCCCGAACTTCCGTCATCGATTTCTATCGCGTCCAGTTCATCCAGATATTTCTTAATCGAACGGTTTTCATAAAGGTTAATGACTAGCGGATGAACATAATATTTACGGCAGACAGTCGCAGTGTTTCCCAGATTTTCGGCAACCATTTCAAGAGCTTCTTTTACTTTTGATTTATAACCTGAATCGTTTTCTGCTTCACCGATTTCTTTAAAAGCGATGAGTGCGTTTACGGTGCCAGACCAGGTCCGGAAATCTTTTGCTGTAAAATCATCACCGCTGATTTCTTTGATATATTCATTTACCATCCCGGAATCGATTGCATGCCTGCTGCCGTCACTATCGTAATATTGAAAAAGTTCCTTCCCCGGGATATCTTTGCAGTTCTGTACCGCTTTGGCAAGTTTAGCGTTTTTCAGATCGATATCGTGATAAATTCCTTTTTTTCCCTTGAAGGAAAAATTGATTTTCTGCCCTTTAATATTGACATGTTTATCTTTTAAAGTCGTTAATCCGAAAGATCCGTAAAGTTTTTCATAAACATTGTTTCCGATACGGATATTGGTTCTTTCCATCAGACTGACAACAACCGCTAGAACTTTCCTTTTTTCTAAGGTCTTCAGAGAAAGATCCTGTTCCAGATGAAGCCGGATTTGGGGCAGTGCGTAACCAAACTGCAGCATTCTGTAAAATTTCGTGTGGTTGCGGAGCGCATTCCAAACAGGATGATATCTGTACTGTTTTCTGCGTTTCGCATCAATACCGGTCGCCTGAAGATGGCCATTCTGCAAGCCGCAAATCCAGACGTTTTCCCACGCGGGCGGAATCGCAAGTTTATTGATCCGTTGGATTTCATCGTGATCTTTTATCTTCTCGCCACCGTTATAATAGACAAATTTCTTACCCCACTTCCGCCGTATAATTCCGTCTGCTTCGCGGTCACTGGTATAAACTAAACTTACCGCTTTAGCAGATTTTACAGGATCCTTCATGATTTTTACAATCTTCGAGGGACTCAGGGAAATTACAATGTCTGTCTCGGGGTTTTTCATATCATTATCAGTGTTTTAACCGTTTACAATTTCGCCGCCGTTGGGGTGAAGTACCTGACCGGTCATGTACGAAGAATCATCGCTTGCGAGGAAGAGAAAGCAGGTTGCTACTTCATTGGGTTCACCTGCACGTTTCATGGGCGTATCACTTCCAAATTCGGAAACTGCTTTTTTAGATAGGGTAGAGGCAATAAGTGGCGTCCATATTGGTCCGGGAGCTACTGCATTTACCCGAATTCCTTTTTCTGCAAGATTGGCGGACAAACTTCTTGTGAAAGACAATATCGCTCCTTTGGTGGCAGCATAGTCGATGAGGTGGTCACTTCCGCGGTACGCTGTTACAGAAGTCGTATTGATAATGCAGCTTCCTTTTTTTAAATGTTTCATTGCATATTTAGTGAGCCAGAACAGCGAAAAAAAATTGGAATGAAAGGTCGTCATCAGCTGTTCCGTACTGATATCCTCAATGCTTTCAGCTTCCCAATGATTGGCTGCGTTGTTTACAAGAATATCAAGTTTTCCAAACTCAGAAATGGTTTTGCTGATCACTTTTTTACAGTGATTCTCATTACCGAGATCACCTTTTATAAGAAGGCAATTTCTGCCCAATTCTTCAATTTCCTTCCGGGTTTCTTTTGCATCAACGGTTTCACTGAGGTAAGGAATTACGATATCTGCACCCTGCGCCGCAAAAATCAATGCAGTCGCTTTGCCGATTCCGCTGTCGCCTCCGGTGATAATGGCGGTTTTGCCTTTAAGCTTTTGCTCCTGCTGAACGGGTTCACTTTCTGGAGCGGGAGAAAGTTTTTTCTCGAGCCCCGGTTTGTTCTGTTTCTGCGGAGGCCGGATTTTGGTTTTTGATTTCTTCTGCATACTCTTTACATAAGTTTAATTATTTCCTGCCTCGTGAAAACAACCAGAAAATCAGACCGATAACTGCAGCGACTAAAATGAATCCCCACCACATACCCGCTTTAAAAATGGTTTCAATGGCGTCGCAGCCGGTTAGGGTAAACATTGCTAATAATGCCAGACTTAATAATGTGAATTTTTTCATAACAGTGATTTTTAGTGTTTGTATTTAAATTTAGTAATGTGCGTTTAAACTCTTTGAAAATCAGGCTTCCATCCCGTGATGGACTTTTTAATCGTATCACCGGAAAGGTTTTCGCTCAGCGTACGCTCCAGTAATATTTTAAACTCATCATCATAGGCAAAACGCAAAGCGGCAATCTGATCGAAACTTAACTTCTCCGCTACTTCATCGGACCTTTTCCCAAAGAGTTCAAAATACCTTTGTTTGAATTCAAGAATTATGATTCTGTTCTGATTTCCGAGTGCATAGTGTTGCCTGAGCATAATTGCCAGAAATAGCAGCTGGAAAATTACGACCGAAAACAATTGCCAAACTAAACCGTACTGCTCATCACTGAAACTTTTCCAAATTCCTACAATCTGAAGTACTGCCAGAAGCGGTAGATAGATGAAGTGATGCGGCGCGTAGTATCTTTTATGATTGGTATAATTTTGACTTTCCATGAAATGGGTCTATCAAATATGTAACCAAATCTGCCTGGCCTGCTGTTATTCCGTTTCTAAAAGTGAAATTGCCTTCAGCATATCAAAACCTTTGCCCAGTACCGGTTTGAAGAGATCGCCTTTTTCCTCAATTCTTGCCAATGCGTTTTCAATGTTGAAATCAGTAGGTTTGAGGCCGATTTTCAGTTCGTCCCATTCAATGGGCATGGAAACCGGTGCGCCGTTTTTCGGACGGAGGCTGTATACGCTGGCAAGGGTTTGTCCGCGGCGGTTCTGGAGGTAATCAAGATAAATTTTTCCTTTGTCCCGCTTCTGTAAGGTGCGTTCGAGTGTTGTGAGATCCGGAAGTTCTTTCTGCACCATCTGCATCATGATATGGGCAAAATTTTTAACCTGTTCAAAAGAATACTGTGCGCCCGCCGGGATATAAATGTGGATTCCTGAACTGCCCGATGTTTTGCAGTATCCT
The window above is part of the Kaistella faecalis genome. Proteins encoded here:
- a CDS encoding type IA DNA topoisomerase translates to MKLCIAEKPSVARDIAKVLGANMPKQGYFEGNGFWVTWTFGHLCTLKEPHDYSPHFKSWDLIFLPIIPQNFGIKLIPNAGVEKQFKTIEKLVDECAEVINCGDAGQEGELIQRWVLQKAKCKKPMKRLWISSLTEDAIREGFANLKPAENYQNLYLAGNARAIGDWLLGINATRLFTRKFGGNKGVLSIGRVQTPTLAMIVQRQKEIDAFNTEEYWELKTKYRDVLFTAAIDRLKTKEKAEKGLSYLKQYEFEIIAFEIKEGKEKNPRLFDLTALQVEANRKYGYSAENTLKYIQSLYEKKHTTYPRVDTTYLSENLHPKIEGILRSMNFYAQFTAPLLSQPIPKSKVVFDDAKVTDHHAIIPTEIPPSSSLSIEEKLIYDLVAKRFIAVFYPECKISNTLVEGQVGTIPFKASGKQILEPGWREVYASDKKSDSEKKDKDEEQTIPEFKSGEKGPHQPLIHQGKTSPPKPYTEATLLRAMETAGKQVDDEELREMMKNNGIGRPSTRANIIETLFKRKYIERKKKNILATTTGVALIDTINDELLKSPELTGEWEFKLRKIERGEYEANQFKDELVTMVTELTRKVINEKAKIITFKDESKPTDKEKTIRKATTIVWENETCPKCSGEKLMKGKTAVGCSNFKGCGFKLPFIIFGKKLTEKQLHDVIMKGKSSKLKGFSEHPDQVTEGVLRLSEFFLAELTAE
- a CDS encoding DUF1003 domain-containing protein, encoding MPKNMKDSYISNQKISEGEEIEGHDIRTGVFNLIQNEYPGFSKDDFISLGELNRYRRLYLTSLITEEKGELAIIDLDVMDAIKNNSILSENIMDDIDAELTVGEKLADRVALFGGSWRFIITFFAFIILWMVTNIWILAAKPLDPFPFILLNLILSCIAAIQAPIIMMSQNRQEQKDRIRGEHDYKINLKAELEIKLLSEKIDHLLVNQNKKLLEIQEVQTDYLEDLMKIIRNRNS
- a CDS encoding YeeE/YedE family protein, translating into MIEFLQQPWPWYVAGPLIGLTVPALLILGNKSFGISSSLRHICASCLPANIPFFKYNWRKEVWNLFFVFGIFVGGIITSVLLTGSDPVAVHPALAEELEGYGITDYNNLVPTQLMNWDALFTLRGLLMMVGGGFLVGFGTRYAGGCTSGHSIMGIANLQLPSLIATVCFMIGGFLMANVLLPIILSL
- a CDS encoding DUF6691 family protein translates to MQQNNTTKDDLEIRSLDTMCVNESKLEHRWYHNLKYLLLGIFFGIVFTKAEVISWFRIQEMFRLQSFHMYGIIGSAIFVAMISIWLIKKFNIKTIYGEEIVFHKKEFNKGQIYGGLIFGFGWAVTGACPGPLFAQIGTGATAVVVTLLSAIAGTWVYGYFREKLPH
- a CDS encoding DNA topoisomerase IB, with amino-acid sequence MKNPETDIVISLSPSKIVKIMKDPVKSAKAVSLVYTSDREADGIIRRKWGKKFVYYNGGEKIKDHDEIQRINKLAIPPAWENVWICGLQNGHLQATGIDAKRRKQYRYHPVWNALRNHTKFYRMLQFGYALPQIRLHLEQDLSLKTLEKRKVLAVVVSLMERTNIRIGNNVYEKLYGSFGLTTLKDKHVNIKGQKINFSFKGKKGIYHDIDLKNAKLAKAVQNCKDIPGKELFQYYDSDGSRHAIDSGMVNEYIKEISGDDFTAKDFRTWSGTVNALIAFKEIGEAENDSGYKSKVKEALEMVAENLGNTATVCRKYYVHPLVINLYENRSIKKYLDELDAIEIDDGSSGLTKEEHIVMKILENEKL
- a CDS encoding SDR family oxidoreductase; this translates as MQKKSKTKIRPPQKQNKPGLEKKLSPAPESEPVQQEQKLKGKTAIITGGDSGIGKATALIFAAQGADIVIPYLSETVDAKETRKEIEELGRNCLLIKGDLGNENHCKKVISKTISEFGKLDILVNNAANHWEAESIEDISTEQLMTTFHSNFFSLFWLTKYAMKHLKKGSCIINTTSVTAYRGSDHLIDYAATKGAILSFTRSLSANLAEKGIRVNAVAPGPIWTPLIASTLSKKAVSEFGSDTPMKRAGEPNEVATCFLFLASDDSSYMTGQVLHPNGGEIVNG
- a CDS encoding phosphatidate cytidylyltransferase, which translates into the protein MKKFTLLSLALLAMFTLTGCDAIETIFKAGMWWGFILVAAVIGLIFWLFSRGRK
- a CDS encoding DUF6526 family protein, which translates into the protein MESQNYTNHKRYYAPHHFIYLPLLAVLQIVGIWKSFSDEQYGLVWQLFSVVIFQLLFLAIMLRQHYALGNQNRIIILEFKQRYFELFGKRSDEVAEKLSFDQIAALRFAYDDEFKILLERTLSENLSGDTIKKSITGWKPDFQRV